Genomic segment of Panicum virgatum strain AP13 chromosome 2K, P.virgatum_v5, whole genome shotgun sequence:
TCCCTCTATTAATATATGGTCCGGCAGTTCTGCCGgcgttgttttttttaaaaacaatCTACTGCATTAATGGCATGTTTGAACACCAGCAAGACCTGAAAATCCAGGGTTTACTGCATTGCGGGTGCTGATCGGCGAGCCTCTACCTAAATTGCATCCGTAATCTGTCTAATTTGCACAATTCTGAAGTACAGAAATTAATATATGGTCCGGCAGTTCTGCCGgcgttgtttttttaaaaaaaacaatctaCTGCATTAATGGCATGTTTGAACACCAGCAAGACCTGAAAATCCAGGGTTTACTGCATTGCGGGTGCTGATCGGCGAGCCTCTACCTAAATTGCATCCGTAATCTGTCTAATTTGCACAATTCTGAAGTACAGAAATTAATATATGGTCCGGCAGTTCTGCCGgcgttgtttttttaaaaaaacaatctACTGCATTAATGGCATGTTTGAACACCAGCAAGACCTGAAAATCCAGGGTTTACTGCATTGCGGGTGCTGATCGGCGAGCCTCTACCTAAATTGCATCCGTAATCTGTCTAATTTGCACAATTCTGAAGTACAGAAAAAACACATAAATAATATCAAGCAGAAATATTCTGAAAATAGTAGACCTGACATATACCAACGACAAGCGACAACCACTCCAGGCGGCCAGGCCCACGGCCCAGCTCcacgatccccccccccccccccccctgcttGCCCCGCATCATTGCTgctgcgctgcgccgccgccaacgcggAGCGGCGGAGCAAAGGAAACCCTGGCCGCCTCCCTCCTCATTTCAAACTCGCCGAATCTCGGCGAACGGTCGCCGAAATTTCAAAATCCCCCATCACAACGAGCGGGATCCTCCCCCGTTTCGAATTTCAAAACACCCCACTCCCACTCCCCCCCCCCTATTTCCACTCTCGAGGCGTGCCGATCTAGCTACCCATCCCGTCCGCCGCatcagccgccgcccctctctctcGCCTGTCCGAAGAAGCGGATGGaatggggcggcggcgagaccgGCATGAACGCCGTCCCCGACGGCGTCGTGCAGCACATCCTGTCGATGCTCAGCAACGTCCGCGACGTGGCCGCCTGCGCCTGCGTCTGCCGCCGCTGGCGCGACTGCGTCCCCTACCTGCCCGCGCTCTTCTTCCCGCGGAACGCCTtcgacgcggccgccgcggccagggGCGCCGCGGACGACGCCATCGGCCGGAtggtcgcctccgccgcgcgcctcaGGGAGCTCGTCATCTACTGCCCCTTCTCCATGGCGCGCCTCCCCGCCTGGCTCGGCGCGCGGAGCGCCACGCTGCGGGTTCTCGAGCTGCGgatggacgccgccgccgccgacaaggCGGACGGCCACCTCGACTGCATCGGCCTGGCGGCCAACCTCGAGGAGCTCAGGCTCTGGGGCGTCTCGCTCACGGCCGCGCCGGCGTGGGGCCGGATGGAGCGCCTCCGCGTGCTGGAGGTCGTCGGCGCGCCGCTGCGGGACAGCGCCGTGAGGGACGCCGTCGCAGCTTGCCCCAACCTCACCGACCTGTCCATGCTTGGCTGCGACTGCTCCGGCACGGTGGCTGTGGATCTCCAACTTCTGGAGCGCTGCAGGCTCGACATCCTCGGCGCCGGCAACTGCTCCCTCCTGCTTACCGCACCTCGCCTCGAGTCGCTCGAGGTCCAGGGCTTCACCTGGATCACTCTGCGGGGGCACAGCCTCCGTCGCCTCTCAATTGCCAAGAGCACCGGTGAGCCACGCATCGCGAATCCTTAATTACTTAGTATTCAGCTCGATTTTGACGGGCTGGATGAGCAATTTTGCGATGAAATGTTGCAGGGAGGGTCCACCAGGTGGACACTGGGAGGCTCCCAGATCTGGATCACCTCTCCCTGCGCGGCGTTCAGTGGAACTGGGCCGCTGTGAGCTCGGTCCTGCAGTGCGCGAGCgaggtgaagcacttggtgaTGAAGATTGAGTTCTGCGGCGACTTGGACGCGCTCCAGCCGTTCCCGGAGGTTGATTTGGTCGACTTCTTCAACAGCCACCCCAAGCTGCGCAAGTTTGAGATTCATGGTGCCATGTTCGCCGCCATGTGCCAGAAAAATAGCCTGAAAAACGTGAGTAAACACTGTCATGGCTTGTTCCTAATTTGATTGGTATGTCATACATATGTCGCATATGGCtaatttgtttgaattgtgCATGCAGTTGGATTCAAGATTCATCATCCCTTGCTTGGAAGAGGTTCTGATCACTGTGCGCTCGCCACTCAATGCTGAACAGAAGCTGAACACTCTCGAGTCGCTTGTGAAGTGCAGTGCGAAGCTGCGGACAATGGTCATCAGGATCTCGCAGATGAAGAATTGCCATGAAGCTGCTGATGATTTCTTTGAGGAGATATGTAAGTTCAAGTACATGAACTACAAGAAAGTGCGAATTGAATAAATGGAGAAGCTGTTTTGATTCCCAAGGTAATTTGATTGAggacttgatttttttttcttgtattccagaataatttttttgtcaGTATTGATGGAGGATGCATTTTCAACCCTCCTAAGTAATTTATTAAGTtgtgtttttgtttgtttgttttcatCTAGCCCACAAAATGAGTACTAGAGGGTGGTGTTGAAACAATTTCGATTGAGTGTTGAGCTTGCAAACCATTGTTGTAATCGGCTCTATTGCCTTAGCAAACATTTCATCATGTTATGAACATTTTCAAGCATGAATATCAATGTTGTTACTGTTCACCAACCTTTGTTGAAGATATGTTGATTTAGATCTATGCATCAGAGAACTGAGATACTTTGCTCTGGAGCTGATTAATCTGCACAACATTTTACTGCTTGTATGGTGAATGCCAATGTGATTAACTGATTATCACTTGTCAGTTCATTCCATAAACCCCTTTTTGACCAGTCCTGTTGACCTTAGCGTTTGCTCACTGAAGGTGCAGACGTTTTGCCACCATGCTGTCACACGATTTTCAATTTTGCCGTGGAAGTATATTTGCATGTTAACTATAATAAAAAGTACATTTGTTAGTTTTTACAACCCAAGTCTTTCATTTTACACTGCACAGTTGTTAATTATTCTGCACTATCCATTTCTTGGAGTTCAATAAATCAAGATATAGTTCGGATCAACTGTATTCCAGCACCAGATATAAGGTAGCGTAACTCCTTCAAGAGTAACATTGTAGTAAATACAGAGTGATGAATTAATGAGTAGTAGAAAACATAACAAAGCTATATGTTCTGCTTACTCTAGAAAAAAGACAGGAGCAGCCATTCTATCTCCAACGATTGAGAAATGCTCCTGAAATTCTCTCAAGTCGCTGCTGCCCTTGGCCCTGGCGTACTTCCGTGATTCCAGCCGTTCTAGCGAACAAGCTGTTGTTTTTCTGAGTCCGGCGCACCTCACATCTTCTTTTACGTGACCCAACCAATTGGGTCGATCTTGTACATGAGAACATGATCGGGCTGACCGGATAGaacagattttttttaaaaaaggaatAGAACATTGAGACGTGCAGCTTCGAAATAGCTGGACAGAGTCCAATATGCCGGGGGTTTCTACCTTTAGCTTGCAGACCATCATAACATAGATGGTTCGAAGGTATTTTGGGTCGCTTTGCAACGAGAAGAATCAAAGGCACACGTGACAAAAGACAAAACAAACCTGGCATTAGGAATAGGTATTACCGGATTCTATTTTCCGTCTCAAACTAAAGTATTGTAGAGAGTTTACAACTTGAAACATGCAACCAAGTGCGCACCCGGCCAGTGGAGTAGGTACATGTGGCCAGTTCCAGGAAAGAACCCAGCATTTCGCGAAAGGGGAAAAAaaccggagagagagagagagaggaaagaacCCAGCAAGCCGCCCCATATCCCCACACGCCTCGCCACCGGCCCGGCCGCCTTGCTTTCCAAGCCGTCGTGCGGGTCAAACCCCAAGACGCACGTCGCGTCGTCGCGCACCGAGCTCTTCCCCGTATAAATGGCAGCTGCGCGCGCGCAGGCAGGCGCCCGCTCCAACTGCCCGGGAGAGACAGAGACCCACGACGAGTCATCCGTGAAATcgcggcctcgagctccgcccaaGCCGCCTCCAACAACACCATCCCTCACGGTCATGGCGccgcgccagcagcagcagcagccgctgcTCCCGAGCTTCCTctacgcgccgccgcccggcgcgaCCGGCGGCAGGGAggctccgcccgcgccggcggtggtggcgggggcGCCCAGCGAGCCTCCGTTCGGGAAGATCGAGATGTTCTCGCCGGCCTACTACGCGGCGGGCGCCCTCGGCGGGGCCGCGGCCTGCGGGTTCACGCACGCCGCCGTGACGCCGCTCGACGTCATCAAGTGCAACATCCAGGTGCGTACTGTAGTAGCTGCGCGTTGCGGGGAAACGTCGCTCTCTTTGACCGTCTGACTTCCAGGTTTTTGTTGTGCTCTGCACGGTTTTTACTTGGACCTCTCATCTTAGAGGAGTTGACGTCAGTGCGTGCGCGAAACTTTTCCCGTTTGGAGGAGACTACTCCTCCCTCCGTTTCAATTAATAACTAGACGTATAGCCCGCACATTTGCGCgattagtattgaaaattcaaaacttCGAATGTCATTGTATtattacttaaagattatactattttttaccatacaaTCATCCTGtttattatcgtaaattatgtcttattgttgattaaaacaattcaactatgatctacctataataacaatttgatttgttaagctttaataatattatgcagataattattcttattttcattttattttgattgattgttgttagctttaatttttattaataatatatatttgtaactgatacatagctaaatgacattttatatttaattttttataaaagcattggtgggtaatttttaattagacacaggagtattttaggctaatttttatcgtaatggcagtggtgagtaatttttattttttctattttttttcgattaacgtgagaatttttaggccttgagagcgaacgtggaggctccgtttgttggccaaataatgaGATAATAGATTCGTTTAGTTTTTTTAATCTCGAATTTAATCACTCgacttattcaaaaaaaatataaacataattaaatttaaattatttttaaaaacttttattaataaatcaagtcataataaaaaataatatttttcataaatttttaaataaaatgagtGATCAAATTTGAGATAAAAAGATCAAACCAATTATAATTGGAAACGGAAAGAGTATTTATTATCGCTGGACCGAGGTTTCTGGGCCTTGATTGGCATCTTGTACAATTTGCTTGCATTAGTTGGCCCAGCTGAACACGGCCGAAACGAAATGTATCGTATTGGTTTGTTTGCCCGGGCTGCTTGAAGATCCTGAAGCAACATGGTGTCGCTCGCAGATCGACCCGGCCAAGTACAAGAGCACCTCGTCGGCGTTCGGCGTGGTGATGAGGGAGCAGGGCCTCCGCGGCTTCTTCAGGGGATGGGCGCCCACGTTCCTGGGGTACAGCGCGCAGGGCGCGTTCAAGTACGGCCTCTACGAGCTCTTCAAGAAGAAGTACTCGGACCTCGCCGGCCCGGAGTACGCCGCCAAGTACAAGACCCTCATCTACCTCGCCGGCTCGGCCACCGCCGAGGTGTTCGCCGACGTCGCGCTCTGCCCCATGGAGGCCGTCAAGGTCAGGGTGCAGACGCAGCCCGGGTACGCCAGGGGGCTCCGCGACGGCTTCCCGAAGATCGTCAGGTCCGAGGGGTACGCAGGCGGGTACGTATGAGTAGGACACCACGGCTCAGGCTGCCTGTTTTGTTGTTTTGAGCTTTGATTGAAAGAGTGGCTGAGAAACTGATCGATGCTGTTTGTGAACTTTCAGGCTGTTCAGAGGACTTGTTCCTCTTTGGGGGCGACAGATTCCATGTAAGTACATGCATTTTCAGTTTCAGACAACATCCATCCATACTCTGCATATGATCTTTCCGAACTGAGCTTCTCCATCCTCCGTGCACACTGCACAGACACCATGATGAAGTTCGCGACATACGAGAACATCGTGGAGATGACCTACAAGCACCTCATCCCCACGCCGAAGGACCAGTGCAGCGAACCGCTCCAGCTCGGAGTCAGCTTCGGGAGCGGCTACGTCGCCGGAGTC
This window contains:
- the LOC120680969 gene encoding F-box protein At1g10780-like; translation: MEWGGGETGMNAVPDGVVQHILSMLSNVRDVAACACVCRRWRDCVPYLPALFFPRNAFDAAAAARGAADDAIGRMVASAARLRELVIYCPFSMARLPAWLGARSATLRVLELRMDAAAADKADGHLDCIGLAANLEELRLWGVSLTAAPAWGRMERLRVLEVVGAPLRDSAVRDAVAACPNLTDLSMLGCDCSGTVAVDLQLLERCRLDILGAGNCSLLLTAPRLESLEVQGFTWITLRGHSLRRLSIAKSTGRVHQVDTGRLPDLDHLSLRGVQWNWAAVSSVLQCASEVKHLVMKIEFCGDLDALQPFPEVDLVDFFNSHPKLRKFEIHGAMFAAMCQKNSLKNLDSRFIIPCLEEVLITVRSPLNAEQKLNTLESLVKCSAKLRTMVIRISQMKNCHEAADDFFEEICKFKYMNYKKVRIE
- the LOC120680982 gene encoding mitochondrial phosphate carrier protein 3, mitochondrial-like, yielding MAAARAQAGARSNCPGETETHDESSVKSRPRAPPKPPPTTPSLTVMAPRQQQQQPLLPSFLYAPPPGATGGREAPPAPAVVAGAPSEPPFGKIEMFSPAYYAAGALGGAAACGFTHAAVTPLDVIKCNIQIDPAKYKSTSSAFGVVMREQGLRGFFRGWAPTFLGYSAQGAFKYGLYELFKKKYSDLAGPEYAAKYKTLIYLAGSATAEVFADVALCPMEAVKVRVQTQPGYARGLRDGFPKIVRSEGYAGGLFRGLVPLWGRQIPYTMMKFATYENIVEMTYKHLIPTPKDQCSEPLQLGVSFGSGYVAGVFCAAVSHPADNLVSFLNNAKGATVGDAVKNLGLVGLFTRGLPLRILMVGTLTAAQWMIYDSFKVMIGLPTTGGAPAPTTVPTEGLAELKASA